Proteins co-encoded in one Papilio machaon chromosome 24, ilPapMach1.1, whole genome shotgun sequence genomic window:
- the LOC123722371 gene encoding uncharacterized protein LOC123722371, whose product MHVGATAFLVAWLAGLCRGNLEGPFLFFGPRSLEKYKRTALRYLEQDDLMRIYGEQAAIVVFNNQDPVPLSSGYFPRLRKMLERQSVLVLPQDFLDVHPDYVSNETQVLTLQGPWSERDAQMTETFARLQDIYGPGRVLGVLGNSVSQSQAEYLGPEVTESGEWGEVGRVKREATDAPRSTQLAAAADDDKPAKVLPKYALYNATGPPGKAALLYSSGWPELQWADGSVTVLDTPIGEPTIKPTRLYTILVVRFADGDNTRDKITLEFSFKQSAGWWSAAGVEVTRGRGVGLGLLPPAPPAAPAAVLGHAYSCPQPLVYAADNATLTFPDIMMQPFMENTQKFGDAFDCIGFTSVPIWSGLMVSCIMVLGLAVSICMIMDIKTMDRFETSRSKQLTITVSE is encoded by the exons ATGCATGTGGGGGCGACTGCGTTCCTGGTGGCATGGCTCGCGGGGCTGTGCCGGGGGAACCTGGAGGGTCCGTTCCTGTTCTTCGGGCCGCGGTCCCTGGAGAAGTACAAGCGGACTGCGCTGCGGTACCTGGAGCAGGATGATCTGATGCGGATCTACGGCGAGCAGGCGGCCATCGTGGTGTTCAACAACCAGGACCCGGTGCCGCTGTCCAGCGGGTACTTCCCGAGGCTGAGAAAGATGCTGGAGCGCCAGAGCGTGTTAGTGCTGCCGCAGGACTTTCTCGACGTGCACCCCGACTACGTCAGCAACGAGACACAG GTGCTGACGCTGCAGGGGCCGTGGTCGGAACGCGATGCTCAGATGACAGAGACCTTCGCGCGGCTGCAGGATATATACGGGCCGGGTCGCGTGCTCGGCGTCCTGG GCAATTCGGTGTCGCAGAGCCAGGCGGAGTACCTGGGACCCGAGGTTACGGAGTCAGGCGAGTGGGGGGAGGTGGGCCGGGTGAAGCGTGAGGCCACGGATGCGCCTAGGTCCACTCAGCTCGCTGCCGCCGCCGACGACGACAAGCCCGCCAAGGTGCTGCCTAAGTACGCCCTCTACAATGCTACTG GACCGCCAGGCAAGGCAGCGTTGCTATATTCATCGGGCTGGCCAGAGCTGCAGTGGGCAGATGGCAGCGTGACCGTTTTGGACACGCCCATTGGCGAGCCCACCATCAAGCCCACGCGCCTCTACACCATCCTCGTTGTGCGCTTCGCCGACGGTGACAACACAAGAGACAAG ATAACGTTGGAGTTCAGCTTCAAGCAGTCGGCGGGCTGGTGGTCTGCGGCGGGCGTGGAGGTGACGCGAGGGCGGGGCGTTGGGCTCGGCCTGCTGCCGCCCGCGCCGCCAGCAGCGCCCGCAGCAGTGCTCGGCCACGCATACAGCTGCCCGCAGCCGCTCGTCTACGCGGCTGACAACGCAACGCTCACCTTCCCGGATATAATG ATGCAACCATTCATGGAGAACACTCAGAAGTTTGGCGACGCTTTCGATTGCATCGGTTTCACTTCAGTCCCCATATG GTCCGGTCTGATGGTGTCGTGCATCATGGTGCTCGGGCTGGCCGTGTCCATCTGTATGATAATGGACATCAAGACGATGGACCGCTTCGAGACCAGCCGCAGCAAACAGCTGACAATCACCGTCAGCgaataa